One Oligoflexus sp. genomic region harbors:
- a CDS encoding endonuclease/exonuclease/phosphatase family protein, whose protein sequence is MSPIEKFEAGVLMRPVLRKGAVPLFLSLCLFFLCWSPGGGARAADSPLRMASFNIQIFGQSKMKKAAAVSTLLRILDRYDLVFIMEIRDSDDTAIYELLQRLNQQSSKNYQIIVSERLGRTASKEQYAYLYNPDKVMPDQAYVFNDSRNKFEREPYVAHFRFGADAFTMIGIHTSPSDVAAELGALPPVYNEAKERFGHRNIFIVGDLNADCSYYNPNQGFDLFADAVTPLLPEGTDTTVANTSCTYDRVLAFGTLPRSSSSAKAFNFQTAYGLSLADAQLVSDHYPVEWTLGDVPASAESPVQEPELPTMPPVSSDAKCGLNPSPTPRGYCYADFPSGRKRVANACCPR, encoded by the coding sequence ATGTCACCCATCGAAAAATTCGAAGCAGGAGTCCTGATGAGACCCGTGTTGCGAAAAGGGGCTGTCCCTTTATTTTTGAGTCTTTGCCTTTTTTTCCTGTGCTGGAGTCCCGGCGGAGGAGCAAGGGCGGCCGACTCTCCGCTTCGAATGGCTTCCTTCAACATACAAATCTTTGGCCAGTCCAAGATGAAGAAAGCCGCTGCCGTCTCGACCCTGCTCCGCATACTCGACCGCTATGATCTCGTCTTCATCATGGAAATCCGCGACTCTGACGACACCGCCATCTACGAACTGCTTCAGCGCCTCAATCAACAAAGCTCCAAGAATTATCAGATCATAGTCAGCGAACGTCTGGGCCGCACCGCCTCCAAGGAACAGTACGCCTATCTTTATAATCCCGATAAGGTGATGCCCGACCAGGCTTACGTCTTCAATGACAGCCGCAATAAATTCGAGCGCGAGCCCTATGTGGCTCATTTCCGCTTCGGCGCGGATGCCTTCACGATGATCGGCATTCACACCTCACCCTCGGATGTCGCGGCTGAACTCGGCGCCCTGCCGCCAGTTTACAACGAAGCCAAAGAAAGATTCGGCCATCGCAATATCTTCATAGTCGGCGATCTGAATGCCGATTGCAGTTACTACAATCCCAATCAGGGTTTCGATCTCTTTGCTGATGCCGTGACCCCTTTGCTGCCGGAAGGCACGGATACCACGGTGGCCAATACCTCGTGCACCTACGATCGCGTGCTGGCCTTTGGAACCTTGCCGCGTTCCAGCAGCAGCGCCAAAGCCTTTAACTTTCAAACGGCCTATGGTCTTTCCCTGGCCGATGCGCAGCTGGTCTCCGATCACTATCCGGTGGAATGGACCCTTGGTGATGTGCCCGCGTCCGCGGAATCACCCGTTCAGGAACCCGAGCTTCCAACTATGCCGCCCGTCAGCAGTGATGCCAAATGCGGTCTGAATCCGAGTCCAACGCCACGCGGCTACTGCTATGCGGATTTCCCCAGCGGCCGCAAGCGAGTGGCTAACGCTTGCTGTCCTCGCTGA
- a CDS encoding sigma-70 family RNA polymerase sigma factor, with translation MNKGLRRSFAQSFLKHQDALKSFLMKRGVNPEDCEDIIQETFLRCYPLLQKNPEGDYRRLFITVARNLHVDAYRRNKRYARDFQAEFFESIPDACEERKDRLQRALIEKMVDAIHERPESRFFKMHYQNGYKIHEIAAMTQTSKGTVSSQIYRFRQRVQATFCEEIEAATELLA, from the coding sequence ATGAATAAGGGCTTACGGCGGAGCTTTGCGCAAAGTTTTCTGAAACATCAGGACGCTCTGAAATCGTTTCTGATGAAAAGAGGCGTGAACCCGGAAGACTGTGAAGACATCATCCAGGAAACTTTTCTGCGCTGCTATCCGCTCCTTCAAAAAAATCCAGAAGGCGACTACCGGCGCCTTTTCATAACAGTGGCCCGGAATCTTCATGTGGATGCCTATCGGCGGAATAAAAGGTATGCGCGGGATTTTCAAGCGGAGTTCTTCGAGAGCATTCCTGATGCCTGCGAAGAACGCAAGGACCGCCTGCAGCGCGCCTTGATTGAAAAAATGGTGGATGCCATCCACGAACGTCCCGAATCCCGCTTCTTTAAGATGCATTATCAGAACGGTTATAAGATTCATGAGATCGCCGCCATGACCCAAACCTCGAAAGGTACGGTTTCGTCGCAAATCTATCGCTTTCGTCAGCGGGTTCAGGCGACGTTCTGCGAAGAGATCGAGGCCGCCACCGAACTTTTAGCCTAA
- a CDS encoding NYN domain-containing protein, with protein sequence MRAAIFIDGAYVRTQFKMHKIDPDYADMADYFLNPLRSSFPLDLLRCYYYDCAPYMSPEPTEDELKRMEVHKSFVENLLSLGRWAIRLGKLQKRWEGQREYYEQKRVDVLLSVDLVRHAAAGHIQHAVLVAGDSDFVPAVEAAKEHGVTVSLWCGHANTVHRDLISLADEVYTFEWGDFPRLNEESSAQDNGQGGQKKFKKRRRRGGRGRGGRRPEGTSEDNATKDPGIELDSDGKSSWGDRLKRFTGLK encoded by the coding sequence TTGAGAGCCGCTATCTTTATCGATGGGGCCTATGTGAGAACTCAGTTCAAAATGCATAAGATCGATCCTGATTATGCTGACATGGCTGACTATTTTCTAAATCCCCTGCGCTCATCTTTTCCGCTCGATCTGCTTCGTTGCTACTACTACGACTGCGCCCCTTATATGTCGCCGGAACCAACCGAAGATGAATTGAAACGCATGGAAGTTCATAAGAGCTTCGTCGAAAATCTTTTGAGTTTGGGGCGTTGGGCCATTCGTTTGGGCAAGCTGCAGAAACGTTGGGAAGGTCAGCGCGAGTACTACGAACAAAAACGCGTGGACGTTCTTTTGTCTGTGGACCTTGTGCGCCATGCCGCAGCCGGACATATTCAGCATGCCGTCCTGGTTGCCGGCGACAGTGATTTCGTGCCTGCGGTCGAAGCCGCCAAGGAACACGGCGTCACCGTTTCCCTTTGGTGTGGACACGCCAATACCGTGCACCGGGACCTGATCTCGCTGGCCGATGAGGTCTATACCTTTGAATGGGGCGACTTCCCGCGCCTCAATGAAGAAAGCAGCGCGCAGGACAATGGCCAGGGTGGACAGAAAAAATTTAAAAAACGCCGGCGCCGGGGTGGCCGTGGTCGCGGCGGACGCAGACCCGAGGGCACATCGGAAGACAATGCCACCAAGGATCCCGGCATCGAGCTGGATTCTGATGGCAAAAGCAGCTGGGGTGACCGGCTGAAGCGATTCACGGGCCTTAAATAA
- a CDS encoding FAD:protein FMN transferase, which produces MRVWFWPLFVGSLLLPLTAQSKGKTEPHILEGAAQGSTWRVLYNGKEQPGLQALVEKELAAFDKIFSNYRPDSDISRFNQQSGNDWFAVDPDLVTLVDYSHKVSEKTRGAFDITVGPLLKVWGFGPFKTKDHKVPSDADITAAQKEVDYKKLLSRKKPPALKKLIPHLHVDLSGVAQGYSVDKIAGFLEKRGIKSYMVEIGGEIKTKGKKLDGSSWTLGIDTPDNSGEVAAVLKLDGLALTTAGDYREYFEKDGKRYSHTIDPRTGRPIQHDLASVTVIAPMTWEADAWDTALMVLGPEESRKILAQEKQLSVYMILHQGQGFRTESLGGFQKYLSEDSKR; this is translated from the coding sequence ATGCGTGTTTGGTTTTGGCCTCTTTTCGTCGGCTCTTTGCTCCTGCCCCTGACAGCCCAAAGCAAGGGAAAAACCGAGCCGCACATCCTTGAGGGTGCGGCGCAGGGCAGCACCTGGCGCGTGCTGTATAACGGCAAGGAGCAGCCGGGTCTGCAGGCACTTGTGGAAAAGGAACTGGCGGCCTTTGATAAAATATTTTCAAACTATCGGCCTGACTCCGATATCAGTCGCTTCAACCAACAGAGCGGCAACGATTGGTTTGCCGTCGATCCCGACCTCGTGACGCTTGTCGATTATTCTCACAAGGTCAGCGAAAAAACCCGGGGCGCCTTTGACATCACCGTCGGGCCTTTGCTGAAAGTCTGGGGCTTCGGCCCTTTCAAAACCAAGGACCACAAGGTTCCCAGTGATGCCGACATCACAGCGGCGCAAAAGGAAGTCGATTATAAGAAACTTCTGAGCCGTAAAAAACCACCCGCTTTGAAAAAGCTGATTCCCCATCTTCATGTCGATCTTTCCGGTGTGGCCCAGGGCTACAGCGTGGATAAGATCGCGGGCTTTCTGGAAAAGCGCGGCATCAAGAGTTATATGGTGGAAATCGGCGGCGAGATTAAAACCAAGGGGAAAAAGCTTGACGGCAGCTCCTGGACTCTTGGCATCGACACGCCCGATAACAGCGGTGAGGTGGCCGCGGTGCTGAAGCTTGATGGACTTGCATTGACCACAGCCGGTGACTATCGGGAGTATTTTGAAAAGGACGGCAAGCGTTACAGTCACACCATAGATCCACGCACCGGTCGCCCGATTCAGCATGATCTGGCATCCGTGACCGTGATCGCGCCCATGACCTGGGAGGCGGATGCCTGGGACACAGCTCTCATGGTGCTGGGGCCGGAAGAAAGTCGCAAGATCCTGGCTCAGGAAAAACAGCTTTCTGTTTATATGATCCTGCATCAGGGACAAGGCTTTCGCACGGAAAGCCTCGGCGGTTTTCAGAAGTATCTCAGCGAGGACAGCAAGCGTTAG
- the msrP gene encoding protein-methionine-sulfoxide reductase catalytic subunit MsrP, giving the protein MLIRRRNGHDISSSEITPEGVYHDRRRFLQTASSLALGSLILPWEDVLAAPEKYAYADLPGVKPNPAYQDKDLKKLITKPEDFSSYNNFYEFGMDKEDPKANSRNFKTKPWTIKVHGLVSKPAEYQLEDFLKPFELEDRIYRFRCVEAWSMVVPWVGIPLHRILSRAQPTSGAKYVLFKTLMDPAQFPAQKSKILDWPYQEGLRLDEAMHDLTLLTVGAYGKVLPNQNGAPLRLIVPWKYGYKSIKSIVSIELVSAQPKTSWEIRAPDEYPFYSNVNPEVPHPRWSQKTERVLGTGFFSAKQKTLMFNGYTDAVASLYSKFDNRKLY; this is encoded by the coding sequence ATGCTTATTCGCCGTCGCAACGGTCATGATATCAGCTCATCCGAAATCACGCCGGAAGGTGTCTACCACGACCGGCGCCGTTTCCTGCAGACCGCCAGTTCACTCGCTCTGGGATCTCTGATCCTGCCATGGGAAGACGTCCTGGCCGCGCCCGAAAAATACGCGTATGCCGATCTTCCTGGCGTCAAACCAAATCCAGCCTATCAGGACAAGGACCTGAAAAAACTCATCACCAAACCCGAGGATTTCAGCTCCTACAACAACTTCTATGAATTTGGCATGGACAAGGAAGATCCCAAGGCCAATTCCCGTAATTTCAAAACCAAACCTTGGACCATCAAGGTGCATGGCCTCGTCAGCAAACCGGCTGAATATCAACTTGAAGATTTCCTGAAACCCTTCGAACTTGAGGACCGCATCTATCGTTTCCGCTGCGTGGAGGCCTGGTCGATGGTGGTGCCCTGGGTGGGCATTCCCTTGCACAGGATCCTGAGTCGTGCACAACCGACCAGCGGAGCCAAATACGTCCTCTTTAAAACACTGATGGATCCGGCGCAATTTCCCGCGCAGAAAAGCAAAATACTCGACTGGCCCTATCAGGAGGGTCTGCGCCTCGACGAGGCCATGCATGACCTCACGCTATTGACCGTGGGCGCCTACGGCAAAGTCCTTCCGAATCAGAACGGAGCGCCGCTGCGTTTGATCGTTCCCTGGAAATACGGTTATAAAAGCATCAAATCCATCGTCTCCATTGAACTGGTCAGCGCCCAGCCCAAGACCTCGTGGGAAATCAGGGCCCCTGATGAATATCCCTTCTATTCGAACGTCAATCCCGAAGTTCCGCATCCACGCTGGTCGCAGAAAACCGAAAGGGTCCTGGGCACAGGCTTTTTCTCGGCGAAGCAGAAGACGCTGATGTTCAATGGCTATACCGATGCCGTGGCGTCGCTGTACAGCAAGTTTGATAATAGAAAACTTTATTAA
- a CDS encoding lysophospholipid acyltransferase family protein: MSFIRAILFSIFVFLPLLVINAFQTLSILWRPFSLKWFRRYNNFWAHHYWSYVGFMAQTFGGVSVNFIGDRLPYHENALVLANHQSTVDIVVQLIIGREYRRLGDMKFFVKDVLKWVPGPGWGMAFLECIFMKRNWAEDRARVVAQLRKFQKDRVPVWVNIYPEGTRIKPSKLAAAQDYAQKSGLPLPRHVLIPRVRGFLATLEGLEGHLQAVYDLTIAYPETAPTLWDLLSGKGTPVTVEITRYPIEALPADAEGRSAWLMKLYQDKDQRLQQLMAQLRSAPGFAKQRA, encoded by the coding sequence ATGAGCTTCATCCGAGCCATTCTTTTTAGCATCTTCGTTTTTCTGCCCCTGCTCGTCATCAATGCCTTTCAGACCCTCAGCATCCTTTGGAGGCCCTTCAGTCTGAAATGGTTCCGCCGCTATAATAATTTCTGGGCCCATCACTACTGGTCTTATGTAGGCTTTATGGCCCAGACCTTCGGCGGCGTGTCGGTGAATTTCATCGGGGACCGCCTGCCTTATCATGAAAATGCGCTCGTCCTGGCCAACCATCAGAGCACTGTGGACATCGTCGTCCAGCTCATCATCGGTCGCGAGTATCGACGCCTCGGGGATATGAAATTCTTTGTGAAGGACGTTTTGAAATGGGTTCCAGGTCCCGGTTGGGGCATGGCGTTTCTGGAGTGCATCTTCATGAAACGCAACTGGGCCGAAGATCGGGCGCGTGTGGTCGCACAGCTCAGAAAATTTCAGAAAGATCGCGTTCCGGTTTGGGTGAACATCTATCCCGAAGGCACGCGCATTAAGCCGAGCAAGCTGGCCGCAGCCCAGGACTATGCGCAGAAGAGTGGGCTGCCTCTTCCCCGGCATGTGCTGATCCCGCGGGTACGCGGGTTTTTGGCAACGCTCGAAGGACTCGAAGGTCATCTGCAGGCCGTCTATGATCTGACGATAGCTTACCCCGAGACGGCGCCAACGCTCTGGGACCTTCTATCCGGCAAAGGCACGCCTGTGACAGTGGAAATCACCCGCTATCCGATCGAGGCGCTGCCGGCTGATGCCGAAGGTCGTTCGGCCTGGCTCATGAAACTTTATCAGGACAAGGATCAGCGGCTGCAGCAGCTCATGGCGCAATTACGCTCCGCTCCAGGCTTTGCCAAGCAGCGCGCTTAA
- a CDS encoding DUF3089 domain-containing protein: protein MNWRKWITPGILILVCGGVLYSLRIPIIFFLFTPIVDFKPDEIPAAPDYTHLKSWAMHPKKDAGAAAAPDRLRVFWIHPTTFRSPLAWNENPGDAASTDRFRWTRERQASLFQDCCMVYAPHYRQATLAAYWKTEGGFPARSVAYSDVKRAFEQFLAEGPAEAPFLIAAHSQGAEHGLRLLQEKIAGKDLQRRLVAAYLIGTPIHKESLKQFMPGIPVCSAPDQIGCLIGWSTFKETTSPEKFFSRAVWPQESGYHSVSGEFVCVNPVSWRLDGQKTSLEQHHGARLRKNPGLKITARCENSVLLVDDVDAWLDLSLGGNYHLDDYALFYYDIEQNVRTRRDAFLNAHKGL, encoded by the coding sequence TTGAACTGGCGCAAATGGATCACTCCGGGGATCCTGATCCTCGTTTGTGGTGGTGTCCTCTACAGTCTTCGCATCCCGATCATATTTTTTCTGTTCACGCCCATCGTGGACTTCAAACCTGACGAGATCCCCGCGGCCCCCGATTATACGCATCTGAAGTCCTGGGCCATGCATCCCAAAAAAGATGCGGGAGCCGCCGCGGCCCCCGACCGCCTGCGGGTTTTTTGGATTCATCCCACCACCTTTCGCAGTCCTTTGGCGTGGAATGAAAATCCCGGCGACGCCGCATCCACCGATCGCTTCCGATGGACCAGGGAGCGCCAGGCTTCGCTCTTTCAGGACTGCTGCATGGTTTATGCGCCTCACTACCGGCAGGCGACGCTTGCGGCCTATTGGAAGACGGAAGGCGGATTTCCTGCGCGATCGGTCGCCTATTCGGATGTGAAGCGAGCCTTTGAGCAGTTTTTGGCCGAAGGCCCCGCCGAGGCTCCCTTTCTGATAGCCGCACACAGTCAAGGGGCCGAGCATGGCCTGCGTCTTCTGCAGGAAAAAATCGCCGGCAAGGACCTCCAGAGGCGGCTGGTCGCGGCCTATTTGATCGGAACCCCGATTCATAAAGAGAGTCTGAAGCAGTTCATGCCCGGGATTCCCGTCTGCTCGGCCCCGGACCAGATCGGTTGTTTGATCGGCTGGTCGACTTTCAAGGAAACGACCAGTCCTGAAAAATTTTTCAGCCGGGCTGTCTGGCCACAGGAATCAGGCTATCATAGTGTGTCCGGTGAATTTGTTTGCGTAAATCCTGTATCCTGGCGTCTGGATGGTCAGAAGACGAGCCTTGAGCAGCATCACGGCGCGCGTTTGCGAAAGAATCCAGGTCTGAAGATCACGGCCCGCTGCGAAAACAGCGTCCTGCTCGTCGATGATGTCGATGCGTGGCTCGACCTGAGCCTTGGCGGAAACTATCATCTCGATGACTACGCTCTCTTCTATTACGATATTGAACAGAACGTCCGGACGCGACGGGACGCGTTCCTTAACGCGCACAAAGGACTTTAG
- a CDS encoding cation:proton antiporter translates to MDDHSLLTDVALSILGATALGLPAYLLRLPLVLAYLAAGLILGPSLGLSLVQNPQSIATLSEIGLVLLMFILGLEIDLRKLMRAGRAVMINGVSQFAGCAALAAGMFYLLGYQNRGHDYTLTYLAIVGSLSSTLVVVKILSDRLELDLMTSRITLGILVLQDLWAISFLALQPKLNQLAMDTIFLSLAKAMSLIVASWLMARYVLPHIFQRIGKQPELVLVAAMGWCFGISGLAGVMQLSREMGALVAGISIASFPYHTDIAAKITSLRDFFITLFFVALGMQIPSPTAHVLTLAGWLTFFVVFSRLLTVSPVLMFLGYGSRGSLVPAINLGQMSEFSLVLATLGVSLGHVSRDFLSACILTLVASFLLSSVLMPKVHVIHNLLSPWFDRFRFKEAKTPDESKTEPEHKVPRIILLGFYREASSFLEELTRRHTQTFLQDLLVVDYNPETLAKLHERNVQAVYGDVAHSETLRHLHLDKAAIIISTVPDHLFKGTSNLKLLRTLQELAPQALHIVTAETIDAARLMYAQGASYVFIPRIVAAHYLVDVIERIQSNRLDAIKQGAEKFLGQWQETLP, encoded by the coding sequence ATGGATGATCATTCGCTGCTGACTGATGTGGCCTTATCCATTCTGGGCGCCACGGCTTTGGGCTTGCCCGCTTACCTTCTGCGCCTGCCTCTGGTCCTGGCCTATCTTGCTGCGGGTTTGATCCTGGGGCCGAGTCTGGGACTGAGCCTTGTGCAAAATCCGCAAAGCATAGCCACGCTCTCGGAAATTGGTCTCGTGCTCCTGATGTTCATCCTGGGTCTTGAGATCGATCTGCGCAAACTCATGCGCGCCGGCCGCGCGGTGATGATCAACGGCGTCAGCCAGTTCGCAGGTTGCGCTGCGCTGGCCGCCGGCATGTTCTATCTTTTGGGCTATCAGAACCGCGGTCATGATTATACGCTCACCTATCTGGCGATCGTGGGGTCCTTGTCCTCGACGCTGGTGGTCGTCAAGATACTGAGCGATCGACTCGAACTCGATCTGATGACCTCGCGCATCACGCTCGGCATCCTTGTTTTACAGGACCTTTGGGCCATCAGTTTTCTGGCTTTGCAGCCGAAGCTCAATCAATTGGCCATGGACACCATCTTTCTTTCACTGGCCAAGGCGATGTCTCTGATCGTCGCGAGCTGGCTCATGGCGCGCTATGTCCTGCCGCATATCTTTCAAAGAATAGGCAAGCAGCCCGAACTCGTCCTGGTCGCCGCCATGGGCTGGTGCTTTGGGATCAGCGGACTGGCCGGTGTCATGCAGCTGTCGCGGGAAATGGGAGCGCTGGTCGCGGGCATCAGCATCGCCTCGTTTCCTTATCACACCGACATCGCGGCCAAGATCACGAGCCTGCGGGATTTTTTCATCACGCTTTTTTTTGTGGCGCTCGGCATGCAGATCCCGAGCCCCACGGCCCACGTCCTGACACTCGCAGGCTGGTTGACCTTCTTCGTGGTCTTCAGTCGGCTGCTGACCGTGTCCCCGGTCCTCATGTTTTTAGGTTATGGATCGCGCGGCAGTCTGGTGCCGGCCATCAACCTCGGACAGATGTCGGAATTTTCCCTGGTGCTCGCCACCCTTGGAGTCAGCCTTGGGCATGTGTCGCGGGATTTTCTATCGGCCTGTATTCTGACCCTGGTCGCCAGTTTTCTTCTCTCCTCGGTCCTGATGCCGAAGGTTCATGTCATTCATAATCTTCTGAGTCCCTGGTTCGATCGCTTCCGCTTCAAGGAAGCGAAAACCCCGGATGAATCCAAGACCGAGCCCGAGCACAAGGTGCCGCGCATCATACTGCTCGGCTTTTATCGGGAGGCCAGTTCGTTTCTGGAAGAACTGACCCGCCGGCACACGCAGACTTTTCTTCAGGACCTTCTGGTCGTCGATTATAATCCCGAGACCCTGGCCAAGCTTCACGAACGCAATGTGCAGGCAGTCTATGGAGACGTCGCCCATAGTGAAACCCTACGGCACCTGCATCTGGATAAAGCGGCCATCATCATTTCCACGGTGCCGGATCATCTTTTCAAAGGCACGAGCAATTTGAAGCTTTTGCGGACGCTGCAGGAGCTGGCGCCTCAGGCCCTGCATATCGTGACGGCCGAAACCATCGACGCCGCCCGGCTGATGTATGCGCAGGGGGCGTCCTACGTATTTATCCCAAGAATCGTCGCGGCCCATTATCTGGTGGATGTGATCGAACGCATTCAATCCAATCGCCTGGATGCGATCAAGCAGGGCGCGGAGAAGTTCCTGGGCCAGTGGCAGGAAACTTTGCCATAA
- a CDS encoding type II CAAX prenyl endopeptidase Rce1 family protein — MMLESRIIKGSAIWVGLWILGFSLNALLLQLGIPLHGSYFSSFMLGLRDLLILGISLFVWKRWFPQRAQEQSWRPSGLDFVMIMIGLLVTALYYQRLFIIGEQSSDSVVILEQLQFRTPPRILTLIAFQQIMTTFFLLDLYRERWGDRKGLLVTAAVFSLSHVFGVLINNPLSFALQVTVGSFMGLMIWGTSRLRWRSPWTPFVLHYLFYLSALLGKAWSGA, encoded by the coding sequence ATGATGCTGGAGTCGCGGATTATCAAGGGATCGGCCATTTGGGTCGGCCTATGGATACTCGGTTTTTCCCTTAACGCCCTTCTTCTGCAGCTCGGCATTCCCCTGCATGGGTCCTATTTTTCCAGTTTCATGCTGGGCCTTCGGGATCTTTTGATTCTGGGCATCAGCCTTTTTGTTTGGAAACGCTGGTTTCCGCAGCGCGCCCAGGAACAGAGCTGGAGGCCTTCGGGCCTGGATTTCGTGATGATCATGATCGGGCTGCTGGTGACCGCACTCTATTATCAAAGGCTCTTCATCATCGGCGAGCAGTCCTCGGACAGCGTTGTCATCCTGGAGCAACTGCAGTTTCGAACCCCGCCCAGGATTTTGACCCTGATAGCGTTTCAGCAGATCATGACCACTTTTTTTCTGCTCGACCTTTATCGGGAACGCTGGGGTGATCGGAAGGGTCTTTTGGTGACGGCGGCGGTTTTTTCGTTAAGCCATGTCTTTGGTGTGCTGATCAATAATCCGCTCAGCTTTGCGCTGCAGGTGACGGTCGGAAGTTTCATGGGCCTTATGATCTGGGGAACCTCGCGTCTCCGCTGGCGTTCCCCCTGGACGCCCTTTGTCCTGCATTATCTCTTCTATTTAAGCGCGCTGCTTGGCAAAGCCTGGAGCGGAGCGTAA